The nucleotide window TGGATTATCTAATTACATAACGTGTTTTTAGACTTGATAATGGTAAGGCCTAAGGGATAAATCCATGATGTATGAGTGGACCAAAGTAGATAATACTATGCGATTGTGCTAAGCATTATTATAATTCAATTCCCTTGGTAGATGATGTTTCAAGGATGAATCAGGTGGAAGCTGGTAGACCTACAACATCACAAGCACTTATTAGGGCAAGCGAATGATTTGGTGTATACATTGACAAGCTTCTAACCAAAAggggtaagaataaatcatcccgcatcaaaaagaaagagaaagttAAAAGTATACATAAAGGACGTGGCTTATCTAACTACATATCACACTTTTGGAAGCAAAGCCTAAAAAACAAATCCATGACATTTGAGTGGACCAAAATGGATAATACTTGGTGGTTGGGTTAGGGTGTTACATAAACAACCTTTTCTTAGGATTTTTAATATATTTCTAACTTGTTTAAGAGTGATTACAATGATTttcataatagaaaaaaaattaaaatagacctAGAACTAGCTGAAAACATTAGAAGCCCAAGAATTGTAAGGAGAATATGTGGGCCTTCTTGCACATTGTTGCCCTCCTTAGATCAAAATTGGATCGTCAATAAGGAAGAAAAAGACGTCGACAATTGTAATAGGAACTCAGTCTGAGCTAATGAAGCCTCCAGTAACCACTAACTAAAGCCCAAGATCTCTACCAGCATTATAACCTCAAGACCAATAAGCAAAGCTAAAGATCGAGGCTTCAAGAGGATGGTGTTAAGCACAGCTCACACGTTTCTCAATCTCTTTTAGCCTTAGGGGTCTATCATCCAATAAGCAAATGTGCTCTGTGACCCTAGAGATGCTCGTTACCTCAACCATGAAGAGGATCCTCCGCCCTCCTAAAGAGCTACAACAACTCTAAATTCAGAAGACACACTATCAAACAACTATAAACAGGGCTTCAAAAATGAATGCCATTTGTAAAGACCATCTTGACCTACATGTGAAACTACCACAAATAGAACTAAAAATTATGAAGACTCAATTATATAATCGAGTGAAAAATCAGTTGTTGAATGATTATTTGATTATATATACTGAAAGATATTTTTTATAGCATTAATAGTGAAACAATTAAATAATGCTTTCAAAAATGATAAAACTCATGAAAGAcatttttaaatttaagattatagcgagaatttattattttataatttttttttttactaaataaTGCTACCAGAAATCCACAGATCCCGATCCTGATGCCACATAATCCTGTAGTAAGAGAAAAAGTGAGGTGGACGGCCTATTGGTAAGTTACTCTGATGCTCAAGTTAGAGATTTTGATTAAGAAGATATTCAAAGAGTATGTAGTTAAAAAGAATTACATAATGAGTATGTGTACCTACCTCTGGTCTCTTGTTTGTTATTTATAGGCTTTTTTAGGCAAATAGTCATCGCTCCATTTAAGGAGGTAATTTTGACTGATTTTCTAGGATTGTTAGCATAAAATCCACTCTTTGCTTGATTGCTGGCATAATTATTACTCGGTCCATGAGATCCGAGCTCTGCTTCGTGCTTGTTGCTCAGTATAACTTTCGTTTGCCATGTTGGGTGAACGAAGGTTTGTTCGATCTTATTTTGTTCATCTTATTTTGTTCAGTGACTTTTTTACCGTGTAATACTGCCTCAATTTTTAACTGCCATGCTAGACATAATTCTAACTTTTTGACTGTCACGATGGGCGCAATTTTGACTAATTGAATTGGATTTTGGAAGGGTCATATCATTAGTCCCCCTTCTGGCCTTTGCAGACATTTATGTTCGTGTTGTTTGTTCGCTTAGTTGGGGTATGACAAGACTATTCATGTGTGATTCTTCTTCATTTATCATGTTTACATCTTTTCAGGGACAATTGTTAGGCGTCCTTTATGCGGTATCTTTGATGTGAGCTATCATCATTTAAATTTTCCTTGATAAGTGAGAAGGTGATAGGCGATAGTTTATactttgaaaatcatttattgccttttttttttcttctttaaaaGCCCATTCTctgcttttttttcctttttttttttttatcttttttaccTTTTCTCTACGATTTTTTACGGTGTTTCTTCTCTCTCATCGGTGTTTTTAACTACTCCATCGAAGTTGTTTTGCATTTTTCCTTAACTTATTCCTTTTTCTTCCTATTTTTCGTTAAGGAAATGAGTGATTGGAGCGATATCAGTAACTCGAGTGCCACTCCCTGGTCACCCTGTCATCATCTATAGCTAAGATTCAAGTACTCATGAACTATTCTCCTGTGAAGATCCAGCAAAAGTGGTGAATTCTCCAAAGGTTTTGGTCCAACTATTGCTGGTTCTGTTTCGAATGTAGAAAGGAGTTGCTTTGACATGAATGTTCCTAAGGGTGTTTCTAAGATAAAATCCTCTTTGTTTGGGTGGGAACTTCTGAATTTTTTGAAATCATATGAGATAAATACCAAAAGGTATCAATTTTCTCTAGCTAGTGATAGAGGGCAAGCTGATAGTACCTTTTTTAGCCCAATTCGAGTGGCAGTATATGAGGAGCAATTGAAATTCAGCCTGCGGTTATCACTTGATCCACTGGATATTGAAGTCTTAAAGTATTATCAACTATCCATACTGTAGATGCATCCAAATTCATAGAGGCTTCTTTCCGAATTCCAAGCATTATGCCAAAGGAAAAGGTTACATGCACTGCTCAGGTTTTTTCGGCCTTTTTCCAACTGAATGTCTACAAGAATAAGGAGTATTGGCATTTTCATGCTCGAAAGGGGATGGCATTGTTTGCTAGTCTTCTATCCTCATTGAAGAAGTGGAAGGACAAATTCTTCTTTGTTGAAGATATTTTTGACAAGCATTAGGGTGGGATCCAGACGTCCTGGAACTATCTGGCAGACAAAAGAATGGGGAAAATAAGAGTGGATGCTAAGGAAAAGGCAGTTGTTAGGGAAATAAAAACCATAGTTCGGTCGAACAAAATCTCAATAAAAATAATGCTAAAAGCGGAGGCCAAATGGAGGGAGTCTTGTTATGTGACCGGGGATCATATGGCAGccgaacattacaataatttatcgTTTGAGGGTAAAtacttttactttttctttttgtttatttttacttgctaaaattcttttctttttgcaGATGTGGGAAGTCGGGGAAAAACTATTGAGCAACTAATCtgcaagaaaaaaaaaggttGCTCGTCCATTGGAAGATGCCTCGCCTTTAGACACGAAAAGGGTGAGAGTTGACCCACCTTCTTATCCACCTTCCACTGTTCCTACTCTAGAGACTCAGACTTCTCGTCTAGAGGTCGAACAAACTAATGCTGCTCCTTTGCTACACAAATAATCGGTCGAGCAAACATTGGCTAGTGAATCTATAGTCGATAATTTTAAACTGGCCAATTGGTTTGCTAAGAAGGACACGCTTCTACTCGATTGAGCTTGATTGGAGGGCGAGCATGATGACTACTTAGCCCTTTGCTTGGCATCTTTTCCTGATGGAGCAACTAGTGTGCACTCAAATATTACGGGAGAAGAACTGGGATTTATGCGACTAGGTCAGTTCTTAGGAGACCGAGTTAAATTTACTTACCAAAGTTGTAGCTACTTTTGAGAAAAGAGCCAAAGACTTGGAGGGTGAGCTGCAACATATGAAAAAACAATTTGCTACTCTCCAGGATGAATTGGCTGCTGCTCGAGAGAGTCACTCGTCCATATAGGCTAACTTGATGAAGAAAATCGAGGTGCTGGAGGGGGAGCTGGCTACAACCAATGACCAGATAGCTGAAATCTATGTTAAGTCACAAAATGACATGGTCATTGAGTTGCAGAAGCACTACTTAGGAGATGACTTCTCCTAGGTAGAAAACTTAGGAGGTGGGGAAGGAGATAAGGAGGGAGAGGATGGGCAAGGGGGTGAAGGTAATGATATAGGGCCCTCTGCCTAAAAAACttagtaaaaaatattttatgaatgaaaaattagtttcttTTGTTCATACTTTTGTATTTATCTATAGTATCAAAAGTTCGATCCTGTTGGTCAGGTGagttttcataattaaaattttgataaaaaactTTTGCAAGTAAAAGTTGTTCGGTTTCTTAATAGTAATATTTCATTGACCTGTTCAAACCATAAATTAACAAAAGGATGATGAACGAAATAACAGTTGAATTTCCTttggaaaaataaattatgattacctCAATTTCTTTAATGAGTGCTTTGTTGCTAGCTTGTTAACGTGTTTCTGAAAATCATCGTTTTCTGGCGGTCTGAACCATAGACCTTTGGACTTTATAGATGCTTCTTAGTTTATTTTTCCTAGTAGCTTGAAAACACCCTTGAATTTATTTAACCTGGTGGACTATTGCCATAGATGAACTAAGTACCCTTAGATTTATTTAGCTTGGCAGACTATCACCGTGGATGGGCTAAGCAGCCTTAGATTTATTAGTTTGGTAAACTCTCGCCGTGGATAGGCTAAGCACCCTTAAATTTATTAGCCTGGTAATCTATCACTATGGATGGACTAAGTAccctttaaattttttaaaaattgaaaaaagaacACTTTTATTGATAGTACTTATGAAGATTACAGATATTCCAATCTTGGGGTAGTATTTTCCCACTTGTCTCTACTAGCTTATAAGTTCCTGGGCGCATAACTTTTGAAATTACATAAGGTCCTATCCAATTGCATTCTAACTTTCTTGCTTTAGCTAGTCCTTCTGTGATGTCGTCTCATTTAAGAACTAGGTCTCCAACCTTGAATGCTCAGTTTTTGACCTTCCTATTTTGCATATTGATCATTTTTTACATGTACTGAGCTTTCCGGATGAAGGTTATTTCTCTGAGTTCTTTTATCATATCGAGATTAAATCATAGATCTTCTTCTTATGATGTTTCCCTGGGGTGTTCTGTTCGAGTTGATGGAACATTGACTTCTACTGGTATTACAGCTTCTGAGCCATATGCAAGTGAAAATGGTGTTTCTTCTGTTGTCGATCTTGGCGTAGTTTGGCAGGCCCATAAGACGTCTAGTAGATGGTTGAGCCATACTCCTTTTGCTTTGCCTAATTGCCTCTTGAATCCATAAAGAATTATTCAGTTCATGACTTTAGTCATTTTATTTGTCTAAAGGTGGTAAGTTGAGGTAAAGCAGAGGTTAATCCCCCACTCAGTGCATAGCCTTTTCAATTTCTCATTGGTGAAATGTTTGTTGTTGTCTGTTATTATGACTTTGGGAACTCCAAACCTGTAAAAGATATTTTTTCTAACAAAAGTGACTGCTTGGTCTGCTGTTACATGTTATGATGCTTCTGCTTTCGCTCATTTGGTAAAGTGATCAATGCCGACAATGATGTATTTGCAGGATCCTGATGCTTTGAAAAATGGTCTAAGTATGTCTTATGTTCTATTGATAAAAGGGCTAAGGGCTGCCGATGGCTGAAAGTTTCTTCGCTGGCTGTCGAGGGATATTACTGTGTGCTTGGaatttttaacattttttaaCTAACTCCTTAGCATCCTGAACTGGAGCTGGATAGAAGAATCCTTGCCTGAATATTTTCTTGGTGATCATTCTTACTCCTTCATGGGCACCACATAATCCTTCATGGATTTCATATAGTACTAACAAACTCTCTTTTCTGCTGATGCATTTTAGCCATAGTTGGAGATGAGACCATTTGTACAGTCATCTGTCGAATATGTTTTATCTTACTAATCTTTGTAATATCTTTTTGACTTTAAGTTGATCTTTTGGAAGTATGCCTTGGTCGAGGTAGCAGAAGATTAGCATCATCCATGTTTCTCCTACTTCAATTGGAAAAGCTTCTTCCTCTCTATTCACTATTGGCATTGTTATTATGTTTAAGGGGATCGGTTGTGAGATGTTGCTCGCCTACTGCCACTGCTTTAGCGAAATCGTCAGCTTCTTGATTTTCCTCCTTCGGTATTTGCAGGATATTTAATGAACACCCCCAATATTCATATTAGAGACATAACATCAAAAGATGGAATTAGATCTTTTAACAACAAACAAAGCAGAATTGATAACCAATCAAGACACAATAGTAGCTAGGCTAGAGAACCTTgattataaagataaaataagTAAGTGGTTAATCTGCTTAAGTCCAAGTTCTATTCAAGAAACAAAGAAGAAATCATAAAGCTCTTATAATTGACAGCGATGGCCGAAAATCAATACTCTCTCAATATTTGATCTTAGCTATCCCTATTTGATGTAGAAGACAAGTATTTATATGAGTTACAAATAACTAATCTACCACATGGCATAAAGAAACAAAAATAGAATATTCTAAAGGCTAGGCTCCAAGTTCCAATTTTGTGAAGCTGATCCATTTGTCCTTCAAAGGTCGAAGCCCAAGCCCAATTTGATCCTCTTGGCACCTCTAAATTCTACTAACCAAGCTTTGCAACTCCCTTGCCCTTGCTCTTGTAATTGGACCCTTGAACAATGGAAGTGGCTCCGGTGGTAGTGACTCCTCATCTTTCCCCCCTTCTTAAAAAGAATTCATCCTCTAATTCGGCCCTGCATCAATAAAAGGAGAAAGATCAAAAATATTGAATGTAGCACTAATGCCATACTCACCTGGCAGTTCAATTTTGTAGGCGTTATTGTTGATACGCTCTAACACTTTGAATGGACCATCACAACTTGGATGCAGTTTCGATTTTCGTTGGTTTGGAAACCGTTCCTTCCTAAAATATACCCACACTAAGTCACCTGGCTCAAAAACAAGTATCTTGTGGCCTTTGTTAgcatgagaaacatattgtgcatttttcttttcaatgtgTACCCTAGCTTGCTCATGTAATTTCTTAACCAATTCAGCCTTTTTCTTACCATCTAGACTATCAATATGATCAATAGGCAATGGTAGCAAGTCTAGTGGTGTGAGTGGATTATATCCATATACAAGCTAAAAAGGTGAAAATCCCATGGAAGAATGCACAACACGGTTACTAGCAAACTCAACAAATGGCAAATAATCTTCCCAAGATTTCAAGTTCTTTTGGATCATAGCACGCAATAGAGTGGTTAGTGTCCTATTCACTACCTTAGTTTGTCCATCAATCTGTGGATGACAAGTAGTGAAAAACAGAAGTTTAGTGCCTAACTTACCCCACAAGACTTTTCAAAAGTGACttaggaacttaacatctctatcacAAACTATTGTCCTAGGTATGCCATGCAATTTGACAACCTCCCGAAATAACAAATTAGCAATATGAGTGGCATCATTAGTTTTAGGGCATGAAATGAAATGTGCCATCTTAGAAAATTTATCAACAACCACAAATATGCTATCATGTTTTTTTTGTGTCCTAGATAACCCTAATATGAAATCCATGGAAATGTCAGTCCAAGGTCCTTTAGGCACAGGCAATGGTGTATACAACCCATGTGGCATAACTCTAGACTTGGCCTTTTTACATTGCACACAACTAAAACACAATTTTTCAACATCTTTTCTAATCTTAGGCCAAAAGAAATGTTCATACAAGATGTCCAAAGTTTTTGCCACGCCAAAATGGCCCATTAAACCCCCAATATGCGATTCCAACATAAGCAAGTCCGTATAGAACACTTAGGCATACAAAGTTTAGTCTCTTTAAACAAGTACCCATCATGTCTATAATATTTTTGAAATGCACCCTTCTCACAAACATCATACAAACCAGCAAAGTTATCATCATTAGCATACAAATCTTTCATGAATTCAAACCCAAGCAACTTTACATTAAGTGTAGACAAAAGTGAGTACCTCCTAGAAAGTGCATCAGCAATAACATTTTCCTTTCCTTGCTtatatttaatcacatatggaaatgaatcaacaaaagcaatccatttagcatgccttttactcaacttattttgattCTTAAGATGCTTCAATGATTCatgatcagaatgtatgacaaactCTTTAGGCCGCAAATAATGTTGCCAAGTTTCTAAGGCCCTAACAAGTGCATACAATTCTTTGTCATAAGTAGAGTAATTCAAGGCAGCACCATtcaatttctcactaaaatatgcaATAGGGCATTTCTCTTGCATCAGAATCGCACCTATACCTACACCACTAGCATCAcattcaatttcaaacattttatcaaAATCAGGTAAGCTCAACAATGGTGCAGTGcataatttttctttcaattcagCAAATGCATTTTCATGCTTCTTTTTCCATTCAAACACAACATCctttttcacaagttcaatcaAAGGAGCAGTAATAGtactaaaattaggcacaaatctCTTATAAAAACTAGCCAATCCATGAAAACTCCTAACCTCATATGCATTTTTAGGAGTTGGCCAATCCCTAAAGGCTATGACCTTTTGCTCATCTACTTCCACACCTTTGCTACTCACAACATAACTAAGAAAGACAACTCTATCTAAGCAAATAGAACACTTCTTCATATTAGCATATAGTTTTTCAGATCTCAACACATCAAACACATATCTCAAATAATGCAAATGCTCATCTATGTTTTTGCTATAGATCAAGAtgtcatcaaaataaactacctcAAATCTGCCAATGAATTGTCTAAGCACATGGTTCATTAACCTCATGAAAGTACTAGGTGCAttggttaacccaaatggcataaccatcCATTCATACAACCCATATTTTATCTTGAATGTGGTTTTCCATTCATCCCCCTCTTTCATTCTAATATGATGGTaaccgcttttcaagtcaatctTTATAAACAACCATGCACCAAATAACTCATCAAGCATATGATCCAATCGAGGAATGGGATGTCGATACTTTACCTTGATTTTGTTGATAGCACGACAATCTACACAGATTCTGAATGTCCAATCCTTCTTTGGTACAAGGAGCACTGGAACCGCACATGGACTTATACTTTCACGCACATAGCCCTTTGCCAAAAGTTCCTCCACTTGCCTTTGTAGTTCTTTTGTCTCCTCAGGATTACTCCTATATGCTGGTCTGTTTGGAATTGGAGCACCCAAAATGAGGTCAATTTGGTGTTCTATCCCCGAATTGGTGGCAAACCTGAAGGAAGATTATCTGGATACACATCCTCAAATTCCTGTAACAAAGAAACAGCACCACTAGGCAAGTTTTGGTCAATGTCAGATAAACATAAATTCACCTCCCGGTACATATGTGACATCTTCACTTTAggcagtctgtacattctactattccggtaatCAATGTCTGTCCGGGTAGCCAGAATGTCtgtaactatatttaaactagagtgaggagtcataaataattcaaataatgataagaaaaataaaggaaaaattttagaaattagatgcattaaggttaaatgagcagtagtccctagcgatgggtaaccctaatgggaagtAATGGTAAGGGCTGTTAGCAACCTTAAACCCGGGAGAAaccccgtgaaataatttttgagactccagagaagagttattgagctttagattgcattagaatgctaagaaaatgtttagagaattttctaaatcggtacagataattttagtccgttaagcaaaacggagggcattttggtcatttcgccttcagagatgatttttagctaacttgtccaattaagtaagtgaattatatgacataaaatataaataaatattgctaaaaattaaattaaaaatgagtagaaaaaaataaaagaaaagcctaattattacatcatgcttaagtaagcatgatgcaactAAATTTTCCCACCAATCAAAAATTGACAAGCACTTAAAGAaagaataaaagagataaaatttgaCCAAAATTTCAGTTGCCTTCCTCCTTCACCAAGCTGGTTGAAGCTCTTTTTTCACCTCTCCATTGCCATTCATTCATCACACCTTGCAAACCTTTgatttttcaccataaaatccataaattatttcattaaaacttgatattccatcttggggaagtgtttggcagtcaagaaaaccaaagaaagtgAACAAAATTTGAAGATTGGGTGAGGAaaaattcttcttgcaaggttagtgcactattcaAGTATTCTCTTTTCTTTAAGTGTTATAAACATACTAAACTAAGTTGGAATCACATGCAATTGAAAGAATGAGGAATTGAAAGATTAGaactttggcagccatgagaacatgtGAAAAATTTATGGTTTTTTTTATGGAATTAAATTGATTAGTAGTGTTATTGATGAGTTTGAATGTGGTAGAGGTTGGATTGCATGATGTTATGCATGAATTAgggatttgaagttagggttttgtgactAAATTGGGGGTTTTATGCTTTGAGGtttaattggagttctaatggtcaattagttactattagaggtgaattgaccataatttggaatgAGTTGTggcattggaatgtgaattaGGTGCCGCCCCAAAAGTGCCAGAATTTTTAGACTTAGAATCCAGTGTGTTTGGGCAGCCCTAACTTGGTTTGTGTAGCCTCAATTGGTACAAggacaattggaggtgaaattagacatataatgacacattttttatgaagaaaccttacccagaaaatagacttaggatgacctaaaaattggccaaatccgagaaaccaattctagacctggtaaaagtgaccaaataaacagtgtttgttcattttgccataactcagtacaaaaatatccaattgacctgaattttatatcaatggaaatcttagacaatttataacaactttcatgcagaacacaagctcaaattctgaccataacccatccgaaATGCTAGCCAAAGTCAAGACCCCTaacctgccagaaccagttttgcccagaaattctgggtagagactaatctggccagttatggtaatttgaccataacttgagctacaaagctccaaatggagtgattcaaaagaggaattaaagaagacacataaaggaacaactttgataaagaaaagtttatcaaattctcactgtagcttagaccaatggaacagtaaacataggacacaaaaactgaatttttgaaaatatttctaggaggctttaaagtgtaattggcaatcaatgccaacaaatttagaactcaaaatgtggtataattatgtatctaaaatatacatattatgtatgaaaaatgtaacaaattgagtaaatagtaatgtgtgaatagtaaccctaaaaacataaggaataataaaaaaaattaaagaagccattatgagtACTAATATATATAGTGTAATTAGTGAATTAAAAATTCTTGAATTTGAGTGATTCTAGGACATAAGGGAACAACCAATATAAAGGACCTTAGGCAAAAAATTATGACTGTAATATGTTCAACCATTTGGATAAGATTGGGATTCTAGAATTTGCCTGGTTCTGGATTTAGAAGAAAACAATGAATCAGTTattgttatttgaccataactggagccctaaaactttaattgacataattcaaattaatatgaataaataagATGAAGACTTAGGATTTTATTTTAGGAACCTGGAACCAATTCTAAGCCTGAGTGCTTGCAATTGTATGATTAATAAAAATGGAAAATCTAGAAATGAAGAGACTTACAGGGTTCAGCACCCTGGATAGTCTTTacttatttctttaaaattagagttatactacttcaaaataaatgattaaaaagagaaatttaagttaatctgaaatccatgaaatgtttatggattatttggaatttgaatgataatttatataaatggtataatgaataaatgaatcaaatgaatgtaagcatgagacattagttctctttattggagaaaggaaaaaACTACTTTGAGTACAGTTATACATGAGAataattgttatgaattgtgatcaatatggataatataatgaatgtataaattaggaTGAATGTATAAAGTTATGTTAAAAAATGAGATTAGatatttatgcttctactatgaataaaatttaaatactatagattataattggaaaataaaataaaatagtaaaacttaggaacatttaatggtactaatgtgtccACGTATTGCCAAGACacgtgtatcagattggatagattggcatgccaatagggtattattttaacaatattgtataaggctttatgcttgtatttatggtttgtatgccTGATTATCTgtaatcatggcttttagccatactgatttgttatcatggcttttagccatactgattgcatatgtAATTGACGTTCCGTATTtaatgtcccatggtatgacggcctgggacatcacggtgtccagtgccgagTGAACcgcttatctagtttagtcagcctgtcataggttacttgggcagtgtaatttatggaaataagttaaaaatattagcgattaaaaatattaaagattAACTAAATGAGTGAGAAGACCTGAAATAAAATAGATTAGCTCTAAGAATCTATTTAATAGAAAGAACTGAAATGAACTGAACTGatgttaaaatttatctattatgaaatgactctgagaacgttaattattataaaataatctaagataacctagcaagtattgaatgaaattataaaaagATTAACAatagaaatataacttaaataaacattacaaatgcaccttttcataataatataaagttaagaataatattcttagaatttttgtggattgtatattattactgtgaatttaggaattaagcacttctgaagaggaataaattagaacagaagataattgatactagaagtattatattaaattagattaaattctagagtatccaaattatgatccattctttctttatttgtatatattactttcttgttatattattgcaccattaagcagaaatgcttagcgcgatggatttgtttccctcACGCAGTTACTGGAGACAAAACCCAATGGACATCAGACTGGGATTTTAAAGTTTGGATCtgcagagtattcaaggttgtcatctcctcaacaatgcatgtagatagggcccatataggtcatattatgtattttgtatagtataattagttattatttgtaatgtaaa belongs to Hevea brasiliensis isolate MT/VB/25A 57/8 chromosome 4, ASM3005281v1, whole genome shotgun sequence and includes:
- the LOC110669705 gene encoding uncharacterized protein LOC110669705 yields the protein MEYMMGNKRENRNRREEVGVHVEDGGRVGREIWVEPRMEEQEELNWYDDEFEEVFEYGNHHFNGRRFQPPRGRGVKCRRGGRQLRFDDYGEREMHHERVDANVGSIKLKIPPFHGKEDVEAYIEWERQIDMIFECHNYSEEKKVKLAAVEFKDYALVWWDQLLVRRRRYGLRGVTTWVEMKEILRERYVPPHYGREEEYYKAMQIAMIRAEVEEDEEATMVQFLNGLNPDIAYMVDLQNYRTIEQMMQVAIKTEKEMKRKRAAKSKWNTQSSYNSASNAPWKPNWSGTPKVEKDVPKVKNEEWKGKRKMEGKVEEKNKKVENRARDVKCFKCLGRGHYSNECPNRRVMFIREDGEWESSEEKAEESASNHSDDKHLDDGEQAPMDGNVLITMRTLSAQVSLGDGDEVQRDNIFHTRYLVNEKLCSVIVDSGSCCNVAISLLVIVPFSIEKYHDEVVYDVVPMVATHLLLGRPWEFDRSVVHNGKKNKFATNSGIEHQIDLILGAPIPNRPAYRSNPEETKELQRQVEELLAKGYVRESISPCAVPVLLVPKKDWTFRICVDCRAINKIKVKYRHPIPRLDHMLDELFGAWLFIKIDLKSGYHHIRMKEGDEWKTTFKIKYGLYEWMVMPFGLTNAPSTFMRLMNHVLRQFIGRFEVVYFDDILIYSKNIDEHLHYLRYVFDVLRSEKLYANMKKCSICLDRVVFLSYVVSSKGVEVDEQKVIAFRDWPTPKNAYEVRSFHGLASFYKRFVPNFSTITAPLIELVKKDVVFEWKKKHENAFAELKEKLCTAPLLSLPDFDKMFEIECDASGVGIGAILMQEKCPIAYFSEKLNGAALNYSTYDKELYALVRALETWQHYLRPKEFVIHSDHESLKHLKNQNKLSKRRYSLLSTLNVKLLGFEFMKDLYANDDNFAGLYDLVYGYNPLTPLDLLPLPIDHIDSLDGKKKAELVKKLHEQARVHIEKKNAQYVSHANKGHKILVFEPGDLVWVYFRKERFPNQRKSKLHPSCDGPFKVLERINNNAYKIELPGGKDEESLPPEPLPLFKGPITRARARELQSLEENQEADDFAKAVAVGEQHLTTDPLKHNNNANSE